The genomic segment atttgtttaaatgtacaatgtttttgctcgacgaaaaataaatatctgaatcaaaaaaaaaaaaattatgtttgtAATATTGAATATTCTTATTGATGAGACTTCAATTATGCTTTTTGGTGCGAACAATCTAATTTGCTGTTTCATGGGTTTAGTTATTTGAAGTTGTTTTCAGCTAGTTATAGAAATCACTTAACATCTTGTTTTTCGTTCTAGAATCCGTATCCAATGATGACATTTTGAGAGTTGCAAACAGAATGTTATCAAGTCGACCATCTGTAGCAGCATTAGGAGATGTATCCAACTGTCCATCACTTGCTGATATTCAGACTGCTCTAAATAGCAAAGATGGTAAACTGCCAAGAAAGTTCAGATTGTTCGGACGATGAGTGAATAAATGAAGACCAACCAAACTCACATATGTGCTGCCTATTTGCGCCAAATCTGAAATATGGAGCATTTGGGTGAACATACTCATTGCTATTTACTGCCTGCACCTCGAAATTTTGTTATCATCTACCCTCTTTCCGCTTTCATCTCAATGCTGCTTAGCACTGGTGCCATTTTATCCATCAGTCgaccattttttatttttaataacatCTTGGAAAATTTCTCTACTCCCAGgttgaaaatgattttgatatgGAATCTAATTTTGTTCTTGGGAAAATAAAGGAGAGAGAAGATAGCTAGTTATGTTCACCTAAACTAACTTAAACCAAAATAAAAGATTGTATATGTGGTGATTTTATCAACAGCCGGACCTAAACAGTGCGATTCTCAACATACAAATATTTACCTGGACTGCATATCAAATGACCTTTTTTATTTAGGATTCGAAAACGCTATCAATAAATTGCATTGTGCTGTGATATTAAATTTTCAGGATAAAATCAGACTGAAGTTTAAAAAGATTCAATTTTTTCTCGCTTGAGAAATGAAAGAGATTTTCTCTCTCAATATCTGTTCCCAATCCTCTTCTTTGTGCATTACGATGCTTTTAGCAGGTTTGTGAAACAGATCTTTAATCCTTTTCGGTTCCTCAAAGATAATATAATTCAGAATAAACTTGTGACATAATTAGAGCAAAATGCCATAAATATAGTTTAGTAGTTGCTATGGAACCGTAATCTGCAAAACAATTCAGATCTTTGCGTAAATTGAATTGCCGATTCACAACCACAAGAGGCCGTCGTTatccatatgattaaaccgccttatcggctttccgcTCCCCTTGGATAAATCTAATCGTTTCTCGGTTGTGTGAATCTCACTTCATATGAATATTTCAACCTTCTGTCAAAATATTGTGTCTATCCTAAACCAAAACATAGCACGACTTCAATTTTACATGCGCACCTTAACcgttttctccacaatattcatCTACATCTATCCTTCTCCGTGGGAGAAATGTGGCATTCAGCCTCGGAGTAACACCATAATTGTGCAGCAATTTCGTTCACTGATGATTAGTTTTATATTGCTGCTAATTGTATCTGGATCGCTTACAAAACAATGGGTCTTTGCGGTCCAACTACTTGTAGATCAAATTGCGAGCAAGCATGTACTTCGGCATCAGAACATGCTGAATCGGTATCAgtttaaattaaaatgattaCTTTTTGGGTTTCAATCTTACCTCCTTCCATTCAATCTCTGCCTTGGCCAGGATTTCTGGAAATTTGCAGATAGAGGCTGTTGACACACAAATTGAAGGTGACAGAGTGCCGTCACTGCCTTTGGTGCCTGTAGTTTGTCTAGTactgaaattgaaacaaattaattttgaaagagAAAGACTATTTTTACGCTGTTCCGAATAATTCCTAACTAAAAAGAACTTTGTTTGGGCAAAGCTTCACGGACCCTCAAATTGAAATTTCTACATATATATAACATCAGTAGATTAGATGAATCAGTTTTAATTCATTCTAGAAAAAATACAAGTTTGGAAATGATGAACTTTATGATTTTGTAAATAACATTACCCATATTTCGATATTCCATAATGATATGCCAATGCTGCGCATGTATGTGGGCAAGCAATATATTGATGTTCCTCCCAACATTTTTTCATCGTTTGAACGATTTCTTCATCAGTAACAACGGCAGTTCGAATGTTCTCCTTCATCTGGTGACAATTGAAAATGTTAATGTATTCGCAGAATTTGAATGGAAAACGCACCCGCATACCGTGCCTTGAGGGTGAAACATGAGGCTATAGTTTGGATACACTTGGACAGTAGAGATACTATTTCGAGAATAATGGACTAGCTAGTAGGCCTACTTGGTTAATTGGGTCAAGTATGGTAAACCAAAAATGTCTTTTCTTGGTCATTACACATCATTAGGTCTCGTGTTAGACAATTTGGGTCATTTTTTATATACAAAACGAACAAATAATTGTAACTTACTATGATGAGCCAAACATAAAATTACGCTCGCAAAATGTTTACCTTCTGATGCAAATCTTTTGGTAATGATGTTGATCCCATCGTATCGAATTTTTGCATAATTTCTTTTGTTGCCTGAAAATCTTTACCAGAATAAATCCACATTACTCTCTCAATATTCGGGGGTATCTGCATATAAAAAGGATTTAGACGCATGGTATGAATGAAAtgttgaaatgaatgaaacGATGAAATTGTTGGCTCAGTCCTTGATGTGCAATCGTTTTACAACTCTCACTTTCTAGCACTCACCATATATTCGTTAGTGAAATTCGTTATAAAATTTTATAGGATGTATTGAAATAAGAAGAAACACCGCACCTCAGTACTTTCCTGCTATCAGTAcctatttatttaaatttagtcTTGTTGTGGATGACAGCAGTAAAACTGCATAAAAATACGTAATGTACGATATTCAGATGGCTTagcttatttttttaatttttctgccTGTGCCACAATCCTGTTATGGggaaaatttggaaataaacatccgtgatattttaaaatatcaaatattttatacaatttactTTTATACAGTTACGTTATTATTATTACCTGTATGTCCATGGAACATGCCAATGTTTGAACAACTTCAGACGCCACAGTGAAATCGTTATTTCTTAACATTCTGTGAACGATATCATTGTTGTTTACAACACATGCAAATTTGACCGGGACACCCATTGTTTGAGATAGAACACCAGCTGAACGAATGTTCAAGATGTTAAACGGAATTTCCTTAAAAATAAGTTGGAGGTCCAACGGGAACGTTAGACGGACGAACGCAAAATCTTCTCACACCATATTAATATCAATAACGAAGctaacaaaatcatttttaactATATGACTTCGTTGGTTAAATTGTTACAAatcatcaattattttattgaataagGTATTACATGATTTAATGCGCTCGTGGTACCTTTTGAAAGGCGGGACGTAACAAGCCAATAACTATAGTGGTACATCACATTCAGGTACCTTATCAATCTCATTGGTAAGAAAAACATATTGTCAAAAATACCTGACTGTAAACTTACAAGCTATGTTACCACATCCTCCCGTGGGTATCACAATATCAACCGGCTTCCCAATGGGTTCAGCAACTTGTAGGTACATGTATATATGATGAGCAATTTGAACCATTACTCTGCCCCAATTGATTGAGTTTATGCTGCATAAGTTATAATCTTTTACAAGTTTGCCGTCGTTGAAGAGATTTTTAATTGTGATCTCAAAATCATCCGAGAAACCATCcgctaaaatgaaatatatatatattgtgataatttttttttatgaaaaggAAAAAGAGTATAATTGACGGTCAGTCTTTTGTGCAGTTTAATTTTAAATCTCATTGGCAATTTATTGTTGAAACATCATACTATCGCGAAAAATAGTGTAGTGAGTGTGTAAAACCAATATAAAAGTGTATATTGTAGTGTAGTGTTAGGTAggaaatttacataaattttgatTCTATTGACAcatctcagatataatttatTGAATGAATTAAATAGGATAAAATTGGATATATACTATTATTAAAAACCCCTATACCTGCATAAACATGTACATTGTCATCCAGAACCGTTGTCATCATTAATTCTTGAATTTTTGATATTCTATTATGAGGTAATATAACaatgatatcaatattttcCTTTCCTCGTACAGCTTCTATTGCACTGCTACCGGTATCGCCAGAGGTACCTGcagttcaaaaatatatgtcgTGGTGAAGAAATATTTAATGAGCCTGACTCTTCTTTAAAGTAATCACGAAAATAGTTATTGATTCATCAATGGTGGTTCTTTCCATGCAAAGCTTCGAGCTAGCTCATAGTTGTGGTATGATAAGACCTACACCCGCTCTTTTGTGGATTACTTCCAAGTTACATCTTCCATATTATAACTTGCGTTGTCTAATTTGAAATTAGTTTACTTTTCAAATACAACCAAATAATCATAACTGTATCGTAATACAAAGATAAAAAGTAAAATGTTGACATAACAGGGCGGCAACCGTACCGACTATGACAACAACATTCTTCCTCCGTTTTTCCAAAAAATACCGGTACATTTCACCAACCACAGACATTGCAAGATCTTTGAATGCCATAGTTGGGCCATGCCATAATTCCGCAATATGAAGATCATCGAAAGAAGCGATTCTTATAACTTCATCAATGTCAAATCTCTTGAATGCGGAAGAAATAATATCTATGAGCAAAAATAgttatatattagtttaattaTCGATAGAAAACGTGTGTATGACAtatgtttcaatatttaataggaCATTTAGGCTTGGTTTACggttcattttaaatattaataattaaatgaatttataaatattaattaaaattagtGAACGCTCAATCAAGATAAATTGGTTCATTAGTATTGCATGGCGTATTAATTGTACAGAGGGGTTGTTTAATCCCACCGAGTTGTCGTCTCGTAGGTTTCGTGAACATAAATGTAATGGTAAAAAGAAAAGCCAcatacattattattattatacggTACTCAATCGTAATCGGCGTAGCCTTAACAGGGATTGGCTACTATAGACGTCGTAAAATACAACTCGATCATGATTACGAGTAACGGCCATAACTAGAAAGCGATTTTCTTTACTTCacttatataaaaaatattaggtATGGGAAATGCTAGAAATGTACATCTGTCAGGATCGTATGGAATCGGTGCGAAAAATCGCCCAGACACTGTCACAGACAACTTAcctggaaatattatttttcatagaatctttttaaaatgtttttcatttaattttgcaaTCTTACTTTTGAGATCTTTTCGGGGGATTTCTTCTTCGGTAACGAAAATCGATACAACTTTTTCCACTATTTCTGCATATGACAAATTTTTCCATGATGTAAGAGTTTCAACTGGAACTGGAAtacatgatatttttgaataaatatgtatagATTCGAATAGGCATTTTCGTCGTGCGGCAAACATTgtacatttgaacaaaaaataaaaatatcgaaaaaacgTACAATCTTTTAATTGAAAAAGGCACGGGGACATGAAAGACTATCAGAGAGAACATTTTTGCTGAGTTTAGTAGCAGATGACGTTAAACAATACGGAAGAATATTAacataaagaaataaaatttgaaaacttgttTGTGATGCGAGGTGCATTTCTCTGCGGTACGTTCTGCCaccaaaaatgttttaaaatttcgaagCCGATCCCACATCTACTCATGTGAAATAATTAGTTGACATTTATGTTTGATATAGCGGTATAGTGCTCAGTTTTACCACATGACTCACAAATTATTTCAGTCTGAtaaaaataatgtcattttataTGGAGTTGACATATGATACAATCTCACCAGTGaaagaaattatgaaatttcTATGCATAATACTACAGAGCAAAATTTACTTTTTGGGTGTTAGGTCAGCCATTAAGTGAAGCAAAGGTATAGTTTAATCTTACTTTGTGGTATATTCTCCGGTACAAACAGTCCACCGTCGTTAGCGTAACCGGAAAATAAAGCGTCTTCAAATGAAACTAATCCAACACCGCCTCTTGTACTgacaaatttcattttatctgTTTCTTTACTATATTAGGTACATTTAAATACCCAATCTTAAATATACTAATTTCTATTGAGAGGTATAAGGTTTCAGtctgaaataaacaatttattTGCAGCTCTTGTTTTCGTCTGTCCATTCTGCCACGTAAGTAACAGGTgcataaaatgaatttaatatttagatAGCACACTTGTTTGATGTAAATATTACCATATCCATAGTAGTTGAACACGATTATCAAAGTTACCCGACTTGGTATTATTACTCTGTTACGCCCGGTTGCCCGCGACTCGGCCATTTTCTCTTGTCCCGTTCCGGTCGGCTGCTAGCGGCTCTCGCCCTTGGCATAGATAGCAAAGTTGCAtttcaaaacataaaattaacAATAACGTGGACTATGATCTATCTGCAATTTGACAAGACGAGAGGCCGCGCGTCGTATTGGATTTCGTCTCCCCgggatatatataaatttcagctCATCTTCGTTCCTTTATGCAAAAGACAGTAAGTGCCGTTGTAAAAAGACAGTGTGACTGGTCATATTTATTCCAACTTTTGACAGCCTCTGTAACTTGCTTTTTGAGCCAATGACCTACCGCTTTCTATTCACTTTAAGCTCATGGGAGTTGAGATATATATTGACTATGGcacaatacaatatttttaactTCGAAAACGGCCTACTGGCTATCAGATGATTAGCTCCAACTTTGTCAACTAGTTGCCGTTACCCGGCAGTATGAATATACATAGTCTTATCATAACCAGATAAGATTATGAGTCACATTAAGTTCCCCCCTTCTACCTGTAACGCCCGGAATTGGATACTCAAACTGCGCTACGTTTATACCCAACCACTGTCAAGTACCACGTCCCGGTTCTCCTACAATTTGCAATGCAAACTCGTAACATTAAGTCCCCACTCACAGTCTTGAACTTTTGAACCCAACACCTCAGAAGATCACACGAATTGGAAGAACTTTGTTGTAATATTCCGCTTGAAATCACGACAGAATACGGCAATAGCATTCACAATGCACATAGAGTTTGTGgctcaactaaagtttgaatttCAATAATACACGCACAGAGTTTGTATGAGTTTGTGATTAACACACTGAGCACTGGGTTTGTGTCAGAGTCTGAGTTTGATTACAAATATTGATAGATTCCGGGattaaataactaaataaaatacaaaataattagTAAACATTAATACACAATAAATCCCTGACTATCCTATATCCTAACATAATGATTCCCTAGCTACATTATAAACATAGCAAAATCTACTAACTACAAAACACACTCAACTAAATCCTAAAACACCGGCAAAGCATATGACTGCAGATTGCACCATCACAGCTCGTCTCCGCTCACGCAGAACCGAGAGCAATACAAGAAACTAACTATAGAACAAGAGTCGTCGTCGGTCGATTGCCTCAGCCAATAGCGTGCAAGACAAACATATTGCGACATAGCTACTATTCCCACTCTCTCGAATAcgataaagaaataaacaagaacTACCAAAATGCGACCTGCGTCCATTACACCGGCCCCTAAGAACCGTCTACATCCCACGGTTATTACCGACCACCAAAAGGACGCATGTCTCATTTTCACGaaatgaaaacatgaaaaacaatatatacaaaaattacaCAACTCCCTCTAACAAACACAATTTACGAATGTCTCGCATGTAACAAGAATCCGCAGTCCTCACACGTACACTGCGGACATGCCCATCTGAATCAGGAAATACTTCCTCGATTAACCCTTTCGGCCAGAATCCTCTCTTAGTCTTTTCATCCACAATGAGAACAATATCTCCAATGGCAAAGTTTCTCACAGGCTTGTGCCACTTTTGCCTCAACTGCAATGTTGGCAAATATTCTTTCAACCACCTCTTCCAGAAACAATCTGTCATTAATTGTACCTGGCGCCATGACTTCTTATATCCATCTGCTTTCATGAATTGATCAGGAGGTAGATTCGGATTAGGCCTACCAAGTAACAACATATTAGGACTCAAAGTTGCGAGATCATCCGGGCTATCTCCAATCGGACAAATTGGTCTCCCATTTAAAATGCTTTCACACTGTGTTGTAAATGTATGCAGAGCATCATCATCTAATAATCTCTCCCCAGCAATTGCTCTCATCAATTTTCGAAAAGATCTTATCATTCTTTCCCATGCTCCATTTGTATGTGAAGCCAAAGGTACAGAAAAACACCATTCAATGTTTTGCTGTTGCATAACTttagaaatttgattttgattccaattttgaatccCTTCACGAAGTTCTCTCTCAGCACCAATGAAGTTTGTTCCATTATCACTGTACATTTTCCTTGGTCGTCCACGTCTGTTTATAAATCTCTGAAACACATTTATGAACGATGAAGTATCCAGTGACTTAGCAATCTCGATATGAACCGCTCGTGTGGCCATACAACTGAACATACATCCATATCTTTTCTCCTCACTCCTGCCTCTCTTCACTAATATTGGTCCAAAATAATCACAGGCAGTTTCCATAAAGGCATGATCACTAGGTGTCACTCGAACCTTTGGTAACGGTGCCATCACTTGCTCCCCCACCTTAGAGTTCCATCGACAGCAAGTAAAACATTTGCTCAATCTTCGACGCACAGTTGCATGTCCCTTAATAATCCAAAATTTCTCACGAATTGCAGATAAAACATGCAAAGTACCACTGTGACC from the Styela clava chromosome 5, kaStyClav1.hap1.2, whole genome shotgun sequence genome contains:
- the LOC120344351 gene encoding threonine synthase-like 2 isoform X2 — translated: MKFVSTRGGVGLVSFEDALFSGYANDGGLFVPENIPQIPVETLTSWKNLSYAEIVEKVVSIFVTEEEIPRKDLKNIISSAFKRFDIDEVIRIASFDDLHIAELWHGPTMAFKDLAMSVVGEMYRYFLEKRRKNVVVIVGTSGDTGSSAIEAVRGKENIDIIVILPHNRISKIQELMMTTVLDDNVHVYAADGFSDDFEITIKNLFNDGKLVKDYNLCSINSINWGRVMVQIAHHIYMYLQVAEPIGKPVDIVIPTGGCGNIASGVLSQTMGVPVKFACVVNNNDIVHRMLRNNDFTVASEVVQTLACSMDIQIPPNIERVMWIYSGKDFQATKEIMQKFDTMGSTSLPKDLHQKMKENIRTAVVTDEEIVQTMKKCWEEHQYIACPHTCAALAYHYGISKYGTRQTTGTKGSDGTLSPSICVSTASICKFPEILAKAEIEWKEITVP
- the LOC120344351 gene encoding threonine synthase-like 2 isoform X1, with the translated sequence MKFVSTRGGVGLVSFEDALFSGYANDGGLFVPENIPQIPVETLTSWKNLSYAEIVEKVVSIFVTEEEIPRKDLKNIISSAFKRFDIDEVIRIASFDDLHIAELWHGPTMAFKDLAMSVVGEMYRYFLEKRRKNVVVIVGTSGDTGSSAIEAVRGKENIDIIVILPHNRISKIQELMMTTVLDDNVHVYAADGFSDDFEITIKNLFNDGKLVKDYNLCSINSINWGRVMVQIAHHIYMYLQVAEPIGKPVDIVIPTGGCGNIASGVLSQTMGVPVKFACVVNNNDIVHRMLRNNDFTVASEVVQTLACSMDIQIPPNIERVMWIYSGKDFQATKEIMQKFDTMGSTSLPKDLHQKMKENIRTAVVTDEEIVQTMKKCWEEHQYIACPHTCAALAYHYGISKYGTRQTTGTKGSDGTLSPSICVSTASICKFPEILAKAEIEWKEEPKRIKDLFHKPAKSIVMHKEEDWEQILREKISFISQARKN